From a region of the Thermodesulfobacteriota bacterium genome:
- a CDS encoding lipopolysaccharide kinase InaA family protein, with protein sequence MIQYNGIKLRNSAGEIKLPFCLSIDGSNEHLVCERLLNLIPGKRAVYLGRWRKHKVVAKLFYQPLQINRHVNRESSGIQALLKAGIPAPDLLFIGKTQDKKAGALIFNYIYPSTELGSVWSTVESIQEKRNLIRKLMIIQAKMHQAGIKHLDLHLNNFLIKNKTIYTIDGTPIRQNKKGRPLKVKDRLKNLAMLFAQFTLPDYSLIVDLYTEYIEASGLKESEGIFGKLDLRIKRWRRWRIKNYLKLNLKEYSELTCRRSFTRFILCKKAYDTPEMTAFLHNPDRIINDPKSIFLKKGNSSTVIRIKINEHDLVVKRYNIKNIRHRLRRFLRPSRAMHSWQSAHLLLMLGIATPMPVAMLERRFGYFRSTAYFVYDYIDGMNAIDFFNDGNKQQQPVVAKRILDIFKNLAIAKISHQDMKGTNIIIHQQHPVLVDLDAMCMHYSRKRFERAHQRDINIFLENWKTFPEIDAMFKGLMDNR encoded by the coding sequence ATGATTCAGTATAACGGTATAAAACTGCGAAATTCAGCAGGAGAAATTAAGCTACCCTTTTGCTTGTCCATAGATGGAAGCAATGAACATCTGGTCTGTGAAAGACTGTTAAATCTTATCCCGGGGAAGCGAGCCGTATACTTGGGAAGGTGGAGGAAGCACAAGGTGGTTGCCAAGTTGTTTTATCAGCCGCTTCAGATTAACCGTCATGTAAATCGAGAGTCATCGGGAATCCAGGCACTATTAAAAGCAGGTATCCCTGCACCTGATTTGTTATTTATCGGGAAAACACAGGACAAAAAAGCCGGGGCATTAATATTTAACTATATTTACCCATCCACTGAGTTAGGAAGCGTTTGGAGTACCGTTGAAAGCATTCAAGAGAAACGAAACCTGATACGCAAGCTGATGATAATCCAAGCTAAAATGCACCAGGCAGGCATAAAGCATCTTGATCTGCATCTGAATAACTTTCTGATTAAGAACAAAACAATCTATACCATTGATGGAACACCCATTCGGCAGAACAAAAAAGGCCGTCCTTTGAAAGTCAAAGACCGCTTAAAAAATCTCGCCATGCTGTTCGCACAGTTTACCTTACCAGATTACTCCCTTATTGTTGACCTGTATACAGAATATATTGAAGCATCCGGTTTGAAAGAGTCTGAAGGTATATTTGGAAAACTGGATTTACGAATTAAACGCTGGCGAAGGTGGAGGATAAAAAATTACCTTAAGTTAAATTTAAAGGAATATTCAGAGTTGACTTGCCGCAGGTCTTTTACTCGTTTTATACTTTGCAAAAAAGCTTATGATACTCCGGAAATGACCGCTTTTCTGCATAACCCTGACAGGATCATAAATGACCCGAAAAGCATTTTTCTCAAAAAGGGAAACAGCTCCACCGTAATAAGAATTAAGATCAACGAACACGACCTGGTGGTTAAACGATATAACATCAAAAATATCAGACACAGGCTTAGGCGCTTTTTAAGGCCATCGCGTGCAATGCATTCCTGGCAAAGTGCACACCTGCTGTTAATGTTGGGCATCGCAACCCCGATGCCGGTGGCCATGCTGGAAAGACGTTTTGGATATTTCAGGAGTACGGCGTATTTCGTATATGATTATATTGACGGCATGAATGCAATTGACTTTTTTAATGATGGCAATAAACAGCAACAACCCGTTGTGGCCAAACGCATTTTGGATATTTTTAAAAACCTTGCCATTGCCAAGATCAGCCATCAGGATATGAAGGGGACCAACATAATTATTCATCAACAACACCCTGTGCTGGTTGACCTGGATGCCATGTGCATGCATTATAGCCGGAAACGATTTGAGCGCGCTCATCAAAGGGATATAAATATATTTTTGGAAAATTGGAAAACGTTTCCCGAGATTGATGCAATGTTTAAAGGCTTGATGGACAACCGTTGA